GGCCGCGGCCGCCGAGGGCGTCAGGACCGACCGACTGCTCGACCTTGCCAGGGAGCCGCCGCGGCCGGGGTCCGGCGATCCCCGTGACGGGAACGCCGCCGACGGCGACCGGCCGACCGTCGCCGTCGCGTCGGACGCGGCCTTCGCGTTCAGCTACGCGGCGACGACCGAGCGGCTCCGGGCGGTCGCTGACGTGCACACGTTCTCCCCGCTGGCCGGCGACCCGCTGCCGCCGGCCGACGGCGTCTACCTCCCCGGAGGGTATCCGGAACTGCACGCCGCCGAACTCGCGAGCGCCCGGGCGCTTTCCGACCTGGCCGACCGCGCCAGCGAGGGGCTGCCCGTCTACGGCGAGTGCGGCGGGATGATAGCCCTGAGCGAGTCGCTGATCACGACCGACGGGGACGCACACGAGATGGCCGGCGTCCTCCCGGCCGAAGTGGAGATGCGCGACCGCTACCAGGCGCTGGACCACGTCGAGCTGCGGGCGACGCGGGACGTGCCCACCGCCGCCGCGGGCGAGCGCCTGCGCGGCCACGAGTTCCACTACTCGCGGGCGGACCTGGGCAGCGACGCCCGCCTCGCCTTCGACGTGGTACGGGGCGACGGCGTCGACGGCGACCGGGACGGCCTCGTCGAGTACCGGACGCTGGGGACCTACTGTCACTGCCACCCGGAGAGCGGCGCGTTCGACGCTTTCGTCGGGCGGCTGTGACCCCGGACCATCCCGCGGTCTACCCGGACGCCCGAGACGGCCGTGGCGGGCGTCTGCTGTCCGTCAGAAGCCCACAAGGTTTTTTCGAGAGGCGAGGCTATCGTGACCGATGACCGAGCTGCAGGCGCTGGTCGAGGAGTTCGTCGCCGACGCGGATGCCGTGTTCCTGTTCTCACCGAGCGCGTCGCTGTACGAGCGATTCGAGGACTGCGAGCAGGAGGTGGTCGTCGTCGCCGCGGAGAACGCGGTCGAGGCGCCCTCGTTCGTCGAGCTACCCCTCGAGTTCACCGACCTCGAGGGCCGAGTCCGCTTCGGCATCGAGGGAGCGCTGGATCGGGGATTCGTCGACGAGGACGACGACGTGCTCTGCATCGCCGACGCATTCGGCAAGGCGGCGGACACGTTCGTCCGCGTCGGCACCGACGAGTTCTCACCCTCCGGCGTCTACGACCTGTTCACCAACAGCCGGGCGGAGCCGTCCGTCATCCGCGACGTCATCGACGTCGTCGTCGAACTCGGGAAGAAGGGCCAGAAGGGCAAGCCCGTCGGCGCGCTGTTCGTCGTCGGCGACGCCGGCAAGGTGATGAACAAGTCCCGGCCCCTCTCCTACAACCCCTTCGAGAAGTCCCACGTCCACGTCGGCGACCCCATCGTGAACGTGATGCTCAAGGAGTTCTCCCGGCTGGACGGCGCCTTCGTCATCTCCGACGCGGGCAAGATCGTCTCCGCGTACCGCTACCTCGAACCCTCGGCCGAGGGGGTGGACATCCCGAAGGGCCTGGGCACCCGGCACATGGCCGCCGGCGCCATCTCGCGCGACACCAACGCCGTGGCCATCGTCCTCTCCGAGAGCGACGGGCTGGTGCGGGCGTTCAAGGGCGGCGAGTTGATCCTCGAACTCGATCCGGAGGAGTACTGATGCAGTTCGACTGGGCGGATCTCATCCGACGGATATTCTCCCGTGAGACGGCCTTCACCGTCTCCGTCGCCATCCTCGTCCTGGGCGCGGTACTCGGTTACTTCGTCTGGCGGTGGACCCGCGACCTGATGCGGGACGCCGGCGTCCCCGAGGCCGTAGAGGGGACGCCCTTCGAGCGGACTGCCCGCCGGTTCGGGACGTCGACGGTCGGTCTCGTCTCGAACCTCGCGGCGCTGTTCGTCTACGTGGGCGCGGTCATCCTCGCGCTCAACGTCTCGCAGCTTTCGGACACGGCACTGTTCTGGTCGCAATTCACCGGCTTCCTCCCGGACCTGTTCGTCGCCGCCTTCGCGCTGATCCTCGGACTGATCGCGGGCGACAAGGCCAAGCTCGTCGTCTCGGAGCGCCTGCGCAGCGTCAAGCTCCCCGAGGCCGGCCTCCTGCCGGAGCTGGTCAAGTACAGCATCTTCTTCCTCGCGCTACTGATCGCGCTCGACCAGCTCGGCGTCGCGACGGGCGCGCTGCTGATCCTGCTGGCCGCCTACGCCTTCGGCCTCGTGTTCCTCTCCGGGCTGGCGTTCAAGGACCTGCTGGCCGCCGGCGCGGCCGGCGTCTACCTCGTGCTGACCCAGCCCTACGGCATCGGCGACGAGATCCGGGTCGACGGCCACCGCGGCATCGTCCAGGAGGTCGGCATGTTCGTCACTCACATCGAGAGCGACGAGGAGGAGTACATCGTCCCCAACAACCGGGTGTTCGCGTCCGGCGTCGTCCGCGTCCGGAGCTGACGGTTCGGCCGCCGCCGCTCAGTCCTCGTCGATCGGCTCCGCCGGGATGCCGGCCACGGTCGCACCGGGCGGCACGTCCTTCGTGACCACGGCGTTGGCACCCACCTGTGCCCCCGCGCCTACCTCAACGCCCGGGAGCAGGACGGCCCCGGCACCGATCATCGCTCCTTCGCCGATCACCACTTCGCCCGTGCGGTACTCGTCCTGGAGGAACTCGTGGCAGAGGACGGTCGCGTCGTAGCCCACGATGGCGTGGTCCTCGATCGTGATCAGCTCCGGCCAGAACACGTCCGGCGTGGCCGTCAGCCCCAGCGAGACGCCCTCTCCGACCGTCGCGCCCAGCCGACGCAGCAGCCAGCTCTTCGCCCGCAGGCTCGGCGAGTAGCGGATCAGCCAGACGACGAGGAAGTTGACCACGATGCGGAGCGGCCGCTTCGCCTCGGGCCAGTGGCGCATCGAGTTGCGCGGGCCCGGCGTGGCGGTCCGCTCGATCCGGTCGTGTCGCCGCGGTCCGGTCACGCCCGTCCGTAGACGGCCGCGGACCTTGAAACCGTCCGTGTGGGCGCGACCGCCACGGCCGTGCCCTGACTCACCGCCAGAAGTTCGGCGTGAGCAACACGAGCACGGGGATGATCTCGATGCGCCCGACCCACATCAGCAGCGTCATCAGCACCTTGCTCGACCGCGCGAACCCCTCGTACGTGCCGTAGGGTCCGGCTCGCCCGAACGCCGGACCGATGTTGAAGAAGGTCGACGCGGCCGCCGTCAGCGCCTCGAACTCCGTGACCGACTGGTTCGCCCGTGCACCGTCGGCCACGATCAGGACCGTCGCGAGCAGGAAGAAGACCAGCGCGACGAGCGTATAGGCGTACACGTCGCGGATCGTCTCCTCGTCAACGGCGTCGCCGCTCAGTCTGACGACCCGTACGGCGCCGCGGTGGGAGGCTACCGACAGGTCGCGACCGAACGCCTTCAGGACGACCAGCCACCGCAGCGCCTTGATCGAGCAGGTCGTCGACCCCACCATCCCGCCGACGAACATGCACATGAACAGCACCTGCTTGGCCGCCGGCGACCACGTGTTGAAGTCGACCGTCGCGAAGCCCGTCGTCGTCACGATGGAAGTGACCTGGAAGACGCTCTGGCGGACCGCCGTCCACGGCCCGGCCGCGTAGTCGGGGTCGGTGAGGAGCAGGCCGACCATCAGCAGGCTCGTGACCCCGAGGATCCCGACGTAGAAGCGGAACTCCTCGCTCTCGCGCAGTCGGGCGAGGTCCCCGCGGACCAGCGCGTACAGGAGAGCGAAACTCGTCGCCCCCAGCGCCATGAACGCGACGACGACCCAGTGGACGACCGGCGCGAAGGCGCCGACGCTCTCCGCACGGGGCGAGAAGCCGGCGGTCGCCACCGACGTCAGCGCGTGCGCGACGGCGTCGTAGGCGGTCATCTCCGGCGCGAGACCGGCGACCCCGAGCGCGAACAGCACGAGCGCGGCCAGCGCGGTCAGCCCGACGTAGATGCCGACGATGATCCGTGCGGTGTCCTCTATCTTCGGGGTCAGCCGCGTCGACTCGGTGCGGGCCTCCGACTCCATCAACTGCGCGCCGGCGACGGACAGCCGCGAGAGCACGGCCGTCGCCAGCAGCAGGATGCCGAGGCCGCCGAGCCACTGGAGGACCTGCCGCCACATCAGCAGCGCCCGGGAGTGGACGTCGAAGTCCCGGATCACCGTCGCGCCCGTGGTCGTGATCCCGCTCATGCCCTCGAAGGCGGCGTTGACCGGCGAATCGAACACACCGGTCCCCTCGACGACCAGTGGGACCGCACCGATCAGTCCGACGCTCAGCCACGACAGCGAGACGACGAGGAACGCCTCCCGCTCCTGCAGGCGCTCCCGCTCGAGCCGCTCCAGGCCGACGCCGAGAGCGAGCGTCCCGAGCATCGGGATCGCGTACGGAACCGGCGACTCGCCGTACAGCAGCGCCACGAGGACGGGCGCCAGGAAGGGGACTGCGTACCAGCGCAGAATCGCCCCGAGGATGCTCGCCGTCGTCCGGAAGTCGATCGAGGTCACGCGTTCACCGTCGCTGGCCCGGCGGAGTCCGCGTCAGCCGAGCCGCGGGCGTCCAGTGGTCCCGGCAGCGGTCGCTCCTCGTTCCGTCGTCGGTCACGGTTTGCCGTACCGGGGCGAGTCCCTTGAAGTTCGCGGGCTGATATGACGGGCGTCGGACGCGAGAGGCGGTCGAGCGGTCGCGGTCGAACCCCTTCCGAGGTGATAGCTAGATGATCCCCGGAGCGTGGCGACTCGGTCTCCAGCTCCGTACCCGTCTGTCACCGTATTGGTATCCTATCGCGGGAAACGGGCGTCTGTAAAAGGGGTAAGCGGGGGAACGGATGGACAATCGAGGTTCCACATCGTGGCCAAGTCCCAGCACGACACGACGACGACAGCGACCACCGTCACGGTCAGACCGTTCGACGGGGACCACGCCGGGTTCCTGGAACTGTACGAGGACGTGTGGGGGCGGTCCCGCGGCCGGGACTGGTTCGACTGGCGGTTCCGATCGAACCCCGCGGCCGACGCCGTCGGGATGGTCGTCGCCGAGGCCGACGGCAGACTGGTCGGTACCGAGCCCTGCCTGCCCTTCGCCCTCCGGGCCGGAGCGGAGCGGCTGCGCGGCCTCCAGCCCGCCGACTGGATCGTCCACCCCGACTACCGCCGCCAGGGCGTGTTCAGCCGGATGACCCGTCGGTGGATCGACGACGTCGCCGACGCCGACCTGTTCTTCAACTTCCCGTCGGCGGCGCTGCTGCCGGGTCTGGACTCGTACGGGTGGCGCACCGCCGGGCCGCTCCGGACGTACTACCGGCTCCAGCGGCCCGGCACCATCGCCGACGCGCTCGACGTGAACGCGGCCTGCACCGCGGTGCTCCGCCGCCTCGCCCCCGTCGCCGGCCGGTGTCTCGACCTCGTCGCGTCCGCCGACGAGCGCGAATACCAGCGAGTGGTCAGCCACGACGGCGTGCCCGTCGGCGTCCTCACCGACCTCTACGAGCGCTCGGTCCCGGACGCCCTCCACGTCGAGCGCTCGGCGGCGTACCTGTCCTGGCGCTACGACAACCCCTGCTGGGACGTAACGACCTACGTCTCGCGGCTGGATGGAGATCCGACGGCGGCGCTGATCGCCTGCCGGCGCTCGATACCGGCCGTGGAGAAGACGACCGTCGCGGACGCCCTTCCACTGGCGGTCCCCGACGAGTGGACCCGCGCTGGGTTCGAGGCGTGCCTGGCGGCGCTGTGCCGGGACCACGCCGACGCGGCCGTCCTCGACGCCGCGGCCGACTCCCTCCCGACCGAAGTGCTCGCCGCTGCCGGTTTCGTCCCCGGCGACCGGTTCCCGCTGTCGACGTGTACCGACGCGACGACGTTCGTCACCCGACCGATCGACGCGACGGTGCTGCCCGGCCGCGCGCTCGACGAGACGGAGAACTGGCACCTCTCGCTGGGCGAGCGGGACATCGCCTGATCGCGGGCCGAGCCACCCCCTGCGGTCTACTCGCCCCGCAGTCGGGCCACGTGGTCGATGCGCTGCTGGACCAGGTCGGCCGTGCCGATGTCGTGGCGCACCCGCAGGCCCTGCTCGCCGGCGCCGACCAGCGCCTCGTCGGCAATGGTCTCCGCGTCGGCGATGGTGTCCGCGACGCCCACGACGGCAAAGGAGCGGGAGGTCGTCGTGTAGATGCCGTCCGACCGCTCGTCGACGCTGGCGTAGTAGAGGATGCCCTCTCCGCCCTCGACGCCCGCCGCGGCCTCGTCGACGCTCTCGTCGTCCACGGTGACCTCCGCGCCCGCCTCGGGGTCGGTGGGGTAGCCGTCGGGGACGGCGTACTTGCAGACGGTCGCCTTCGGGGCGAACGAGAGCTTCGGCAGCGAATCGCCCTCGCGGGCCGCCACCAGCACGTCGAGGAAGTCCGTGTTGAGCACCGGCAGGGTGTTCATCGCCTCGGGGTCGCCGAAGCGGGCGTTGAACTCGACGACCTTCACGCCCTCCGCGGTGAGCATGAACTGCCCGTAGAGGACGCCCTTGTAGCCCTCGAGGGCGTCGACCGTCGCCCGGAGGACGTCGACGGCCTCCATGTAGTCGTCCTCGGTCATGAACGGTAACTCGAGGCCGGCGTCGGAGTAGCTGCCCATGCCGCCCGTGTTGGGGCCCTCGTCGCCCTCGTAGGCGCGCTTGTGGTCCTGGACGGCCGGCGTGGCCCGCAGTTCGCCGTCGGCGACGAACGCCTGGACGGTGAACTCCTCGCCGATCAGGCGCTCCTCGAGGACGACCCGTTCGTAGTCCGACTCGCGGAGGTACTCCTTGGCCTCCGCCTTGCTGATCTGGTCGCCCGTGACGCGGACGCCCTTGCCGCCGGTCAGCCCGGCCGGCTTGATCGCGAGGTCGCCGTCGTAGTCGTCGACGTACTCGCAGGCCGCCTCCATGTCCTCGAAGGTCTCGAAGTCCGGGCAGCCCGGGACGTCGTGCTCCTCCATGAACCGGCGCTGAAAGCCCTTGTCCGTCTCGATGCGGGCCTGCTCCTCCTGCGGGCCGAACGTGTAGACGCCGGCGTCGTCCAGGGCGTCGGCCACGCCGGCCTCCAGGGCCGCTTCCGGGCCGATGACGGCCAGCGTCGCGTCGACCTCCTGAGCGTAGGTCCTGACCGCCGTGGGGTTGGTCGAGTCGAGCGTCTCGAAGCCCTCGGCGACGGCCGCGATGCCGGGGTTGCGGTTGCCGGCGCACGCGTACAGGTCCGCGGCCGAGTCGGCGAGCGCGCGGGCGATGGCGTGTTCCCGACCGCCCCCACCGACCAGCAGCACTGTCTCTACCATGTGCGGAGTCCCTCGCGGTGGCCGCCTAAAGGTTATCGTTCGTCCATCTCCGGCTGAAGTCTCCACGTCTCCGTCGCTGTCCGTTCGGACCCACTTTAGGGCTCGACGGCCAACCACCAGGTATGAGCGACGATCCGGACCCCACCGAGCGCAACCGGCTCGACGAGGAGGAGAGCCCCTACCTGCGCCAGCACGCGGACAACCCGGTCAACTGGCAGCCCTGGGACGAGCGGGCCCTGGCGGCGGCACGGGAAGAGAACAGGCCCATCTTCCTCTCGATCGGCTACGCCGCCTGCCACTGGTGTCACGTCATGGAGGAGGAGAGCTTCCAGGACGAGGCCGTCGCGGAGGTCCTCAACGAGCACTTCGTCCCGATCAAGGTCGACCGCGAGGAGCGGCCGGACCTGGACTCGGTGTACATGAGCATCTGCCAGCAGGTGACCGGCCGCGGCGGGTGGCCCCTCTCGGCGTGGCTCACGCCGGAGGGCAAGCCCTTCTACGTCGGGACCTACTTCCCGCCGGAGGAGAAGCGCGGCATGCCCGCGTTCGGGGACCTGCTGCAGGACATCGCCGGCTCCTGGTCCGACCCGGAGGACCGCGAGGAGATGCACAACCGAGCCGAGCAGTGGACCAGCGCCATCGAGAGCGACCTGAGCCAGCCCTCGCCGTCGGCCGACGGGGAGACGCCCGGCCCGGACGTCCTCGAGACCGCGACCAACGCCGCCGTCCGCGGCGCCGACCGCGAGCACGGCGGCTGGGGCGGCGGTGGCGGCCCGAAGTTCCCCCAGCCCGGCCGCCTCCAGTCCCTCGCCCGCGCCGCCGAGCGCGACGGCCGCGAGGACGCCCGCGAGGTCCTCACCGAGACGCTTTCCGCGATGGTCTCCGGCGGCCTGTTCGACCACGTCGGCGGCGGCTTCCACCGCTACTGCACCGACCGGGAGTGGGTCGTCCCCCACTTCGAGAAAATGCTGTACGACAACGCCGAGATTCCCCGCGCCCTCCTGACGGGCTACCAGCTGACGGGCGAGGAAGCCTACGCCGAGGCCGCCGCCCGGACCTTCGCGTTCGTCGAGCGCGAACTGACCCACGACGGGGGCGGCTTCTACAGCACGCTCGGCGCGCAGAGTCCCGCCTTCGACGAGGACGGCGAGGCTGGCGAGGACGAGGAGGGCGCGTTCTACGTCTGGACGCCCGAGCAGGTCGAGGCGGCAGTCGAGGACGAGACCGACGCCGACCTCTTTCGCGACCGCTTCGGCGTGACCGAGCGGGGCAACTTCGAGGGAGCGACGGTGCTGACGATCAGCGAGAGCGTCGCGGACCTGGCGGCGTCGTACGACCTCGACGAGAGCGAGGTCGAACAGCGCCTCGAACGCGCCCGCGAGCAGGTCTTCGAGGCCCGCGCCGAGCGCCCGCGGCCGGACCGCGACGAGAAGGTGCTGGCTGGCTGGAACGGCCTCATGGTCTCCGCGCTCGCCGAGGGCGCCCTCATCCTCGACGACGCGTACGCCGAGCGGGCCGCCGACGCGCTCTCCTTCGTCCGCGAGCACCTCTGGGACGATGCGGAGGGGGAGCTGAAGCGCAGATTCAAGGGCCAAGACGTCCGCATCGACGGCTACCTCGAAGACTACGCCTTCCTCGCGCGGGGAGCCCTCGACCTCTTCCAGGCGACCGGCGAGGTCGAGCACCTCGCGTTCGCGCTGGACCTGGGCCGCGCGATCGAGCGGGAGTTCTGGGACGAGGAGGACGAGACGCTGTACTTCACCCCCGAGAGCGGCGAGTCGCTAGTGGCCCGGCCGCAGGAGCTGACCGACCAGTCGACGCCCTCCAGCGCCGGCGTCGCCGTCCAGACCCTCTTCGCGCTGGACCACTTCACCGACCACGACCGCTTCGCCGGAATCGCCGAGGGCGTCCTGGCGACCCACGCCAACGACGTCGAGGCCAGCCCGATGCAACACGCTTCGCTCGTCGTCGCCGCCGACCAGTACCACGAGGGCGAACTCGAACTGACGCTGGTCGCCGAGGACGTCCCGGCCGAGTGGCGCGAGACGCTCGCCGAGACGTACGTCCCCGGACGCCTGCTGGCCTGGCGGCCGGCCGACGACGGCGAACTGGAGCGGTGGCTCGACGCGCTGGACCTGACCGAGGCGCCACCGATCTGGGCCGACCGCGGGCAGCGCGACGGCGAGCCGACGGTCTACGCCTGCCGGAACTTCGCCTGCTCGCCGCCGGACCGCGAGATAGCGAGCGCGCTGGAGTGGGCTGCGGAAGAAGTCTAGACGAACTGCGACCGCTCAGGCCAGCGCCGCTTCGATCTCGTCGGCCAGGTAGACCGAGATGGGGACGGGCTCCTCCTCGACGAAGCGGGCGATCTCCTCGCCCTCTTTCTCGACGACGACGGTCGGGATCAGCTCGATGTCGTACTCCTCGACCTTCGGGCCGACCTTGCTGCCGTCGTCTTCCTTCTCGACCGGGTAGTGCTCCACGTTCTCGTCGGGCACCTCGGCCGCCTCCAGGGCCGCGCCGAAGTCCGGGAGCTGCGAGCGGCAGTCCTTGCACCAGTCGCCGCCCCATACCCTGAACGTCAGTTCGTCGCCGTGTTCCTCGAGCGTCTCGACGGTGTCCGAGTAGGCGTCCTCGACCCACACCGGGTTCGGCTCCATGGTCTCAAGTGGCATGCTGGGTGCGTACGCAACGGAACGTTTTAACGTCCCCGCCTCGGAGGCCGGCGGAGCTAACTCGGTGGCCCTGGATCCATCGTTCCAATCACAACTGCTAGCGTCCGGGCTCTCGGCACGGCCTGCCGGTGGCGGCGGGGGTTTACGGCCCGGCCGGCAAGGCTCCCAGTATGAAGGAGTCTATCCTGGAGACGCTGGGGTCGCCGCTCGTGGCGGTGGAGTCGCCCGAGGACGCGACCGTCGCGGCGAAGGTAGAGTCGTTCAACCCCGGCGGATCGGCCAAGGACCGCCCGGCGACGGCGATGATCGAAGCAGCGGAGGACGCTGGCGAGGTCACGCCGGGCGACACGCTCGTCGAGCCGACCAGCGGCAACACGGGCATCGGGCTGGCGATGGCCGGCGCGGTGAAGGGCTACGACGTGCGCCTGATCATGCCCGGCTCGAAGTCGCCCGAGCGCCGACAGATCATGGAGGCCTACGGTGCCGACATCGAACTGGTCGATGGCGACATCTCGGACGCGCGCGAGCGGGCCGACGAGCTCGACGAGCAGGACGGGTTCCTCCAGCTCCGGCAGTTCGAGAACGAGGCGAACCCGCAGGCGCACTACGAGACGACCGGTCCGGAGATTCTCGACCAGGTCGGCGACCGGACCGTCGACGCGCTCGTGGCCGGCGTCGGCACCGGGGGAACCATCAGCGGGATCGGACGCCGGCTCCGGGAGGAGTTCCCCGAGATGCGGATCGTCGCCGTCGAACCCGAGGACAACGCCGTGCTCTCCGGCATGGAACCCGGCACCGGCGAGGACAGCTTCCAGGGCATGGGCCCGGGCTTCGTCAGCGACAACCTCGACGTCGACCTGCTCGACGACGTGACGACGGTGGGCCTCGACGCGGCCGAAGCGGAGTCCCGCCGGCTGGCGCGCGAAGAGGGGATCCTCGTGGGCCAGTCCTCTGCCGCGTCGAACCTGGCCGCCCGCGAGGAGGCCGAGCGGCTGGTCGACGAGGGCGCCGAGGACCCGCTCGTCGTGACGGTCTTCTGGGACAGCGGCGAGCGCTACATGTCGACGGGCATGTTCGAGGACTATAATAGAGATTGAAACTGTTTACACATCGAGGGACACCCGGGGTGTCCCTCGAGTGTGTCATTGCGTTCAATTTCTACTATAGTTCGGTTCTGCCGACGCGCGCTACCGCCTGCCGGGGTCACGCGCCGAACTCGTCGGCCGTCACGCGGACGACGAGCGTGTCCGAGACGTCTCGCAGGTCGTACGCCGGGATGGAGTCGCCCGTCCGGGTCACCAGCATCGGTTCGACGAGCTTCGGCGGCCCGTCCTCGCGCTCGACGACGCCGTACACCGAGAGGAACCGCCCGCTCTCCCCGTCGTCGACCGCGTCGTCCCGGACGGCCGTCGCGAGGTCCCGCGAGAGCCACTCCGTCTCGCTGATCGACGGCTCGCGGACCAGCGCCGCGTCGGCGAACCGCACGAGGTACCAGTCGAGGTCGTTCAGAAGCGAGACGGCAGCCCCCAGGCTGACCGTCTCGACCGCCAGCGAGTTGGCGAACGGCTCCCGCAGGTCGTAGGTCGCCAGGGCGTCGCGGGCCGTCTCCCGCGAGAGGAGTTCGTACCTGAGGTTGACCTCCCCGTCGCCCACCAGACAGACCTGCGTCATCGTCAGGAGGGAGTTTTCGCCGCGGGTTAGTGGTTACGGGTCGCGGGCGCACTGTACGTCGTCACTACCGATAGTTCCGGCGACGGCCCCGGAAGCCCCCTCCCGGTGGGGACTGTGCCGGTCGCCTCCGAGTGAGCAAAATTCGATTCGCAACCGGAAGTGGCGGCTGACGCGAAAGGCGCTCAGGGATCGATCGGCACGATTTCGGCGTCGCGAGCGGCCTCGCGGGCCCGCTCGAGGAGGTCGTCGGGCTCGAGTTCCCTGACGGTCGCCGGGTCGGCGTTGGTCTCGGGGAAGGAAGGGGCGACGCGGTTACAGCCCGTCGGGATGGTCGACTTCTCGAACGTGCCGATCTCGCGGGCCTGCTGGGTGATGTCGGACTTGTTCGCGGTGAGGTTCGGGCGGTGGACGGGGCAGTCGACCGCGGTGTCCGTCGCCGCGAGGTTGGCGCTGGTCTGGCTGGACTTCTGGCCGACGGCCTCGCCGGTGGCGATACCGACGGCGTCGGTCGCCTCGACGACGGCCTCGGCGGCCGCGAACATGTAGCGGCGCAGCGAGAGCATCCGCGTCCGGTCGAGTTCGTCGGCGAGGTCGGCGACGTCGTCGCCGCCGGGGACCACTCGCACGTCCACGTCCGTGTTGGGCGCGTGGGCCGCGAGGTCCTCGACGGTCGCGACGGCGCGCGCGCGGTGGTCCGGGCCGCCGTAGTCGCCGAGGTGGACGTAGACGGGCCGGACCGGGCAGCCGCGGCGCATGAGCCGCCAGGCGGCGACGGGCGAGTCGATGCCGCCGCTGATCAGGACCGCGACGGGGTACTGGGTCCCGACGGGCAGGCCGCCCGGCCCCTCGCGCTTCTCCGTGAAGAGGTAGGCCCGGTCCTCGCGGCACTCGACGTGGACCGTGAACGCGGGGTCGTCGAGGTCGACCTCGGGCTCGCCGCCCGACGACTCGATGGCCTCCCAGACCGCGGAGCCACCCTCCTGTTCGAGGTCGCGGCTGGAGAAGTCGTGCACGTCCTCGTGGCCGGCTCGGCGGGCGCGGACGGCGAAGGGGCCGCCCTCCCAGCAGGCCTCGGCGGTGCGGGCCAGCGCGTCTTCGATGGCCGACAGCGTTGGCTCGACTGTCAGCGCCGGGCTCGCCGAGACGACGCCGAACGCGTCGGCGGCGACGTCGGCCGCGCGGTCGGGTTCGTCGGTGTGGACGAACAGCCGCGTCCGCTCGCGCTCGATCTCGCCGTCGACGCCGCGGTGGGCGAGCAGCGCGGCGAGGTTGTCCGCCAGGCGCCCCTCCATCTTCCGTCGGACCTGGTCGCTCTTGATCCCCAGCTCGCCGTGGCGGACCAGCACGACGTCGGCTCCCGGCGGTTGCATGGCCGTCGCTTGCGGGAGGGAGAATAAACGCGTGTCGCTCGGGAGCGACGGCGCGTTCAGAACGTCGACAGCTCGCCGTCGATGACCCGCTGGGTCAGGTCGGTCACGCCGGCGAGTTCGTCGTCGATGGCCGCGCGGACCTCGTC
This genomic interval from Halomicrobium urmianum contains the following:
- a CDS encoding thioredoxin domain-containing protein, whose product is MSDDPDPTERNRLDEEESPYLRQHADNPVNWQPWDERALAAAREENRPIFLSIGYAACHWCHVMEEESFQDEAVAEVLNEHFVPIKVDREERPDLDSVYMSICQQVTGRGGWPLSAWLTPEGKPFYVGTYFPPEEKRGMPAFGDLLQDIAGSWSDPEDREEMHNRAEQWTSAIESDLSQPSPSADGETPGPDVLETATNAAVRGADREHGGWGGGGGPKFPQPGRLQSLARAAERDGREDAREVLTETLSAMVSGGLFDHVGGGFHRYCTDREWVVPHFEKMLYDNAEIPRALLTGYQLTGEEAYAEAAARTFAFVERELTHDGGGFYSTLGAQSPAFDEDGEAGEDEEGAFYVWTPEQVEAAVEDETDADLFRDRFGVTERGNFEGATVLTISESVADLAASYDLDESEVEQRLERAREQVFEARAERPRPDRDEKVLAGWNGLMVSALAEGALILDDAYAERAADALSFVREHLWDDAEGELKRRFKGQDVRIDGYLEDYAFLARGALDLFQATGEVEHLAFALDLGRAIEREFWDEEDETLYFTPESGESLVARPQELTDQSTPSSAGVAVQTLFALDHFTDHDRFAGIAEGVLATHANDVEASPMQHASLVVAADQYHEGELELTLVAEDVPAEWRETLAETYVPGRLLAWRPADDGELERWLDALDLTEAPPIWADRGQRDGEPTVYACRNFACSPPDREIASALEWAAEEV
- a CDS encoding thioredoxin family protein, which gives rise to MPLETMEPNPVWVEDAYSDTVETLEEHGDELTFRVWGGDWCKDCRSQLPDFGAALEAAEVPDENVEHYPVEKEDDGSKVGPKVEEYDIELIPTVVVEKEGEEIARFVEEEPVPISVYLADEIEAALA
- a CDS encoding PLP-dependent cysteine synthase family protein; the encoded protein is MKESILETLGSPLVAVESPEDATVAAKVESFNPGGSAKDRPATAMIEAAEDAGEVTPGDTLVEPTSGNTGIGLAMAGAVKGYDVRLIMPGSKSPERRQIMEAYGADIELVDGDISDARERADELDEQDGFLQLRQFENEANPQAHYETTGPEILDQVGDRTVDALVAGVGTGGTISGIGRRLREEFPEMRIVAVEPEDNAVLSGMEPGTGEDSFQGMGPGFVSDNLDVDLLDDVTTVGLDAAEAESRRLAREEGILVGQSSAASNLAAREEAERLVDEGAEDPLVVTVFWDSGERYMSTGMFEDYNRD
- a CDS encoding DUF5804 family protein codes for the protein MTQVCLVGDGEVNLRYELLSRETARDALATYDLREPFANSLAVETVSLGAAVSLLNDLDWYLVRFADAALVREPSISETEWLSRDLATAVRDDAVDDGESGRFLSVYGVVEREDGPPKLVEPMLVTRTGDSIPAYDLRDVSDTLVVRVTADEFGA
- a CDS encoding tRNA sulfurtransferase, with the protein product MQPPGADVVLVRHGELGIKSDQVRRKMEGRLADNLAALLAHRGVDGEIERERTRLFVHTDEPDRAADVAADAFGVVSASPALTVEPTLSAIEDALARTAEACWEGGPFAVRARRAGHEDVHDFSSRDLEQEGGSAVWEAIESSGGEPEVDLDDPAFTVHVECREDRAYLFTEKREGPGGLPVGTQYPVAVLISGGIDSPVAAWRLMRRGCPVRPVYVHLGDYGGPDHRARAVATVEDLAAHAPNTDVDVRVVPGGDDVADLADELDRTRMLSLRRYMFAAAEAVVEATDAVGIATGEAVGQKSSQTSANLAATDTAVDCPVHRPNLTANKSDITQQAREIGTFEKSTIPTGCNRVAPSFPETNADPATVRELEPDDLLERAREAARDAEIVPIDP